In one window of Drosophila mauritiana strain mau12 chromosome X, ASM438214v1, whole genome shotgun sequence DNA:
- the LOC117146671 gene encoding nuclear RNA export factor 1, with translation MMPKRGGGSSQRYNNNVGNGGGRYTAPEDFDDFDVEDRQRRKDRNKRRVSFKPSQALHNKKDIKLRPEDLRRWDEDDDMSEMTTSTKDRPTSRRRGSPIPRGKFGKLMPNSFGWYQVTLQNAQIYEKETLLRALLAAMSPHVFIPQYWRVERNCVVFFTDDYEAAERIQHLGRHGHLPDGYRLMPRVRSGIPLVAIDDAFKEKMKVTMAKRYNIQTKALDLSRFHADPDLKHIFCPLFRQNVMGAALDIICDNIPDLEALNLNDNSITSMEAFKGVEKRIPNLKILYLGDNKIPSLAHLVVLRNLAIVELVLKNNPCRSRYKDSQQFISEVRRKFPKLVKLDGETLEPQITFDLSEQERLLETKASYLCDVAGAEVVRQFLDQYFRIFDSDNRQALLDAYHEKAMLSISMPSASQAGRLNSFWKFNRNLRRLLNGEENCIRNLKYGRLACVSTLDEWPKTQHDRRTFTVDLTIYNTSMMVFTVTGLFKELNAEPSNPASMELYDVRHFARTYVVVPQNNGFCIRNETIFITNASHEQVREFKRSQHQPAPGAMPSTSSAVTSPQAGAVAGLQGRLNALNVATGPVAILPGDPLAATAPVNSGSAAISATAVAPGAQDENTKMQMIQAMSAQSQMNVIWSRKCLEETNWDYNHAAFVFEQLFKENQIPPEAFIK, from the exons ATGATGCCAAAACgcggcggtggcagcagcCAGCGGTACAACAACAACGTCGGCAATGGCGGCGGACGTTATACCGCTCCAGAGGATTTCGATGATTTTG ATGTGGAGGATCGCCAGCGACGCAAGGATCGCAACAAGCGGCGCGTCAGCTTTAAGCCCTCCCAAGCCCTACATAACAAGAAGGACATCAAGCTGCGACCCGAAGATTTGCGTCGATGGGACGAGGATGATGACATGAGCGAAATGACCACGTCCACTAAG GATAGACCCACCTCCCGACGTCGGGGATCGCCCATTCCGCGCGGCAAGTTCGGCAAACTGATGCCCAACAGCTTTGGCTGGTACCAAGTCACG TTACAAAACGCCCAGATATACGAGAAGGAAACACTCTTGCGTGCCCTATTGGCAGCGATGTCGCCACATGTCTTCATTCCTCAATATTGGCGGGTAGAGCGAAACTGCGTGGTCTTCTTTACGGACGACTATGAGGCGGCCGAACGGATTCAACATCTGGGCAGGCACGGCCATCTTCCAGATGGCTATCGTCTAATGCCACGCGTGCGAAGCGGTATACCACTGGTGGCCATCGACGATGCCTTCAAGGAGAAGATGAAGGTCACAATGGCAAAGCGTTACAATATACAAACCAAGGCGCTGGATCTTTCCCGGTTCCATGCCGATCCGGATCTCAAGCATATTTTCTGCCCACTTTTCCGTCAGAATGTGATGGGCGCTGCCCTTGACATTATCTGCGACAATATACCCGACTTGGAGGCCCTTAATCTGAATGACAACTCCATTACCAGCATGGAGGCGTTCAAGGGTGTGGAGAAACGCATACCGAACCTCAAGATTCTCTATTTGGGGGATAACAAG ATACCATCTTTGGCCCACCTTGTCGTGCTTCGCAATCTGGCCATCGTGGAACTCGTTTTAAAGAACAATCCCTGCCGTTCCCGCTACAAGGATTCCCAGCAGTTTATCAG CGAAGTACGTCGCAAGTTTCCCAAACTGGTTAAATTG GACGGAGAGACCCTGGAGCCGCAGATCACATTTGATCTATCCGAGCAGGAACGTCTTCTCGAAACGAAGGCATCCTATCTGTGCGACGTCGCTGGCGCCGAGGTGGTGCGCCAGTTCCTGGACCAGTACTTCCGCATATTTGACTCGGACAATCGGCAAGCTCTGCTAGATGCCTACCATGAGAAAGCGATGCTGTCCATATCGATGCCTTCGGCCAGTCAGGCGGGCAG ATTGAACAGTTTCTGGAAATTCAATCGCAATCTCCGGCGCTTGTTAAACGGCGAAGAGAATTGCATACGGAACTTGAAGTACGGACGCCTGGCCTGTGTTTCCACATTGGATGAATGGCCAAAAACGCAGCACGACCGACGCACCTTCACCGTCGACCTGACCATCTACAAT ACTTCAATGATGGTTTTCACCGTGACGGGATTATTCAAGGAGCTGAACGCTGAGCCCAGCAATCCCGCCTCCATGGAATTGTATGACGTTCGCCACTTTGCCCGCACCTACGTGGTGGTGCCACAGAATAATGGTTTTTGTATCCGCAACGAGACGATCTTCATCACAAACGCCTCGCACGAGCAGGTGCGAGAGTTCAAGCGATCGCAGCACCAGCCTGCTCCCGGAGCTATGCCCTCCACTTCCAGTGCGGTGACCAGTCCTCAAGCCGGGGCAGTGGCGGGTCTGCAGGGTCGTCTGAATGCGTTGAACGTGGCCACTGGGCCGGTGGCTATACTACCAGGAGATCCGCTGGCGGCCACCGCACCGGTGAACAGCGGCAGTGCCGCCATATCGGCAACAGCAGTGGCACCTGGCGCCCAGGATGAGAACactaaaatgcaaatgattcaGGCCATGAGCGCCCAAAGCCAAATGAATGTGATCTGGAGTCGGAA ATGCCTGGAGGAGACGAATTGGGACTATAACCATGCCGCCTTTGTGTTCGAGCAACTATTCAAGGAGAACCAAATACCGCCTGAGGCTTTTATCAAGTAA
- the LOC117146913 gene encoding protein regulator of cytokinesis 1: MNSPSAIAVKAQILEMTGEHVDQLHAMWSQLFEAKTCGEFLHRLKDHANSFFTDLLNESREKQQAILNDIAALRAEATDLTRLLHEPLDFGERPESMPLVVWELKLDKSIEHLREELARRRAEICELLLQQEQLCEELGELPQPLLADPLPLPEEMDAFRNRLGQLRDQRVLRLKEMDQLRQAIKHDMKLLECLPQTDTEERLLNQVDHCLTPETFELLRNMQNNFADQVKELRERIDDMREKIHVLWDRLQETDEYAMRRVREATTYTQRTYDILREELQRCQALRRQNLKTFIEQLRIEIKEMWDLTLKSQQERKRFSNYYNDWYNEDLLELHELELDDLKTFYNKNKEIFDLYESRAELWARMEALEAKASEPNRFNNRGGQLLKEEKERKAITSKLPKIEQQITELVQAYEAKENTPFLVHGENILELMAADWERHRQAKQQSSARKKAPPSASKIMPPPAAGSTAPRTPRTLRNMSTLSSSTMSLRKTPSQQHLRPLNITKSTGNLHKRLNPSGLQTGPKTPNAKRSLMNTLNSMKASPARHLLAPSQQHNQLKSTKSPLKRVRVLDNTLRRSGGMGRRSIGTRSSKKARTKSNDQNAPPDSSDYTTDENPEQGVSYDEFQPTSRSSMLPRQRHQLAVPRTRRAEMNANLPVPRESLMIVQPRRQF; this comes from the coding sequence ATGAACTCACCGAGCGCCATTGCGGTGAAGGCCCAGATCCTGGAGATGACGGGCGAGCACGTGGACCAACTGCACGCGATGTGGTCGCAGTTGTTCGAGGCCAAGACCTGCGGCGAGTTCCTCCACCGGCTGAAGGACCATGCGAACAGCTTCTTCACGGATCTGCTCAATGAGTCGCGGGAGAAGCAGCAGGCGATCCTCAACGATATAGCCGCCTTGCGGGCGGAGGCCACCGACTTGACGCGCCTACTCCACGAGCCGCTGGACTTTGGCGAGCGGCCGGAGTCCATGCCGCTGGTCGTTTGGGAGCTGAAGCTGGACAAGAGCATCGAGCATTTGCGCGAGGAGCTGGCCAGGCGGCGAGCGGAGATCTgtgagctgctgctgcagcaggagcagctgtGCGAGGAACTGGGCGAGCTGCCTCAGCCACTGTTGGCCGATCCACTGCCGCTGCCCGAGGAGATGGACGCCTTCCGGAATCGCCTGGGCCAGCTACGCGATCAGCGAGTGCTGCGCCTCAAGGAGATGGACCAGCTGCGCCAGGCCATCAAGCACGACATGAAGCTGCTGGAGTGCCTGCCACAGACGGACACCGAGGAGCGTCTGCTCAACCAGGTGGATCACTGCCTAACGCCGGAGACCTTCGAGCTCCTGCGCAACATGCAAAACAACTTCGCCGACCAGGTGAAGGAGCTGAGGGAGCGCATCGATGATATGCGCGAAAAGATCCATGTGCTGTGGGACAGACTCCAGGAGACGGACGAGTATGCCATGCGACGCGTGCGCGAGGCCACGACCTACACCCAACGCACCTACGATATCCTGCGGGAGGAACTGCAGCGCTGCCAGGCCCTGCGACGCCAGAATCTGAAGACCTTCATCGAGCAGCTGCGCATCGAGATCAAGGAGATGTGGGATCTCACACTTAAGAGCCAGCAGGAGCGCAAGCGCTTCTCGAACTACTACAACGACTGGTACAACGAAGATCTGCTGGAGCTGCACGAACTTGAGTTGGACGACCTCAAGACCTTCTACAACAAGAACAAGGAGATCTTCGATCTGTACGAAAGCCGTGCCGAACTCTGGGCGCGCATGGAGGCACTGGAGGCCAAGGCGAGCGAGCCGAATCGCTTCAACAATCGCGGCGGCCAGTTGCTcaaggaggagaaggagcgCAAGGCCATCACCTCCAAGCTGCCCAAGATTGAGCAGCAGATCACGGAACTGGTGCAGGCATACGAGGCGAAGGAGAACACACCCTTCCTGGTGCACGGCGAGAACATCCTGGAGCTGATGGCCGCCGACTGGGAGCGTCATCGCCAGGCCAAACAGCAGAGCTCGGCGCGCAAGAAGGCCCCACCATCGGCCAGCAAGATAATGCCACCGCCGGCAGCGGGTTCGACGGCTCCACGCACGCCGCGCACACTGCGCAACATGTCGACCCTTTCGAGCTCCACCATGTCGCTGCGCAAGACGCCGTCGCAGCAGCACCTCCGTCCACTGAACATCACCAAGAGCACGGGCAATCTGCACAAGCGCCTGAATCCGTCCGGCCTGCAGACGGGCCCCAAGACGCCCAACGCCAAGCGCAGCCTTATGAACACGCTCAACTCGATGAAGGCGTCGCCAGCCAGGCACCTGCTCGCGCCCAGCCAGCAGCATAACCAACTGAAGAGCACCAAGTCGCCGCTGAAGCGCGTGCGCGTACTGGACAACACACTGCGACGCAGCGGCGGTATGGGCAGGCGCAGCATTGGAACGCGGTCCAGCAAGAAGGCGCGCACCAAGTCCAACGATCAGAACGCCCCACCCGACAGCAGTGACTACACAACGGACGAGAATCCCGAGCAGGGTGTCAGCTATGACGAATTCCAGCCGACCAGTCGCTCCTCGATGCTGCCGCGCCAGCGTCACCAATTGGCCGTGCCGCGAACTCGTCGTGCGGAGATGAATGCCAATCTGCCGGTGCCGCGGGAGAGCCTGATGATCGTGCAGCCGCGCAGACAGTTCTAG
- the LOC117146912 gene encoding zinc finger protein 845, which translates to MATPQPHPQPQLEPGSCQEAQTEPAVSKLVSQLEPMTTMDTVDPERVCRVCLKDATLEGELHFIFNEAAVEQDANLARILDECTLHQCERFDGMPPHMCSSCVEAARNAYRFKRQAERSYCSLVALLGRSPQLKARGAEAASQTDQVSLLPCEMCHDQFLNSLELRLHRNQVHRTTKEGTSAGTDGLPSEEFKCKFCPQHFPHLRQLRSHLARSHEQTARLQCAHCQRTFSRRDHLLRHIRNQHRDVEEDLLRTWPPADENTMNSDDGDELVSAEVLLNEEDNEDVGVGEAFQCSTNPISSNEDDGEEVSGANQTLWLHIKPEPCLEAEEVDLAMQLKLEKKRRRREKEEAQAETSIDRTVKNEHIGDSQFSIKEESQHVGSDDEAPMGVEDFMKLHVSGELPLSDEERFDGFADDDSDLDDDDDDDDEEDAGEDDDGEFRLKQEPLDGEKPLKKAKSGRRRRRRNKDEPNPDNRCEVCQRTFSRHCHLLRHKLSHLEKKPHNCPHCPKAFARSDHLKAHVQSLHSNKEHKCSLCEAAFSRLDALERHKVSKHNGEGLEPGSELKLQLAEHTCEYCSKRFSSKTYLRKHTLLHTDFLYACKTCEETFRERAQLREHEKTHTGQRNFLCCICGDSFARNDYLRVHMRRHNGEKPYKCRFCVKAFPRATDLKVHERYHTGTKPNLCNTCGKSFHRAYNLTIHMRTHTGERPYKCDQCPKSFTQSNDLKAHIRRHTGERYKCPHCDAYFLQLYNMRNHCLSAHNKHIETKTGRLQRTGLLDDGGQSHLTTVVMPPARYPNELDPQLAATAAATAAGGAESTSSTTVIHSPGTYNATAAAPANTFDGANFTPTAVNTPAPFGAFNFPPAVMAHLMYNQGGSSQHSQSGSDAGK; encoded by the exons ATGGCAACGCCACAGCCGCACCCGCAGCCGCAGCTGGAGCCGGGTTCGTGTCAGGAGGCGCAAACTGAGCCGGCGGTCAGCAAGTTGGTGTCCCAGTTGGAGCCCATGACCACAATGGACACCGTGGACCCGGAGCGCGTCTGCCGAGTTTGCCTGAAGGATGCAACGCTGGAGGGGGAGCTACACTTCATCTTCAACGAAGCGGCCGTCGAGCAGGACGCCAATCTGGCCCGGATCCTGGACGAGTGCACCCTGCACCAGTGCGAGCGGTTCGACGGGATGCCCCCACATATGTGCAGCTCCTGCGTGGAGGCGGCCCGCAACGCCTACCGCTTCAAGCGGCAAGCGGAGCGCTCCTACTGCTCGCTGGTCGCATTGCTGGGCCGGTCACCTCAGTTGAAGGCGCGAGGAGCCGAGGCGGCCAGTCAGACGGATCAGGTGTCCTTGCTGCCATGCGAAATGTGCCACGATCAGTTCCTCAACAGCCTGGAGCTCCGGCTGCACCGCAACCAGGTGCACAGAACGACCAAGGAGGGCACGTCGGCTGGCACAGATGGCCTGCCATCCGAGGAATTTAAGTGCAAATTTTGTCCGCAGCATTTCCCGCATCTCCGACAGCTGCGCAGCCATTTGGCGCGCAGCCACGAGCAGACCGCACGTCTACAGTGCGCCCATTGCCAACGCACCTTTAGCCGGCGGGATCATTTGCTGCGCCACATACGCAATCAGCACCGGGATGTGGAGGAGGATCTTCTGCGCACCTGGCCGCCGGCGGACGAGAATACCATGAACAGCGATGACGGAGATGAGCTGGTCTCTGCGGAGGTGCTGTTAAACGAGGAGGATAACGAAGATGTAGGAGTTGGGGAAGCCTTTCAGTGCAGTACGAATCCCATTTCCAGTAACGAAGATGATGGCGAAGAAGTCAGTGGGGCCAACCAAACGCTGTGGCTGCACATCAAGCCGGAGCCCTGCCTGGAGGCGGAGGAAGTCGACCTGGCCATGCAGCTAAAGCTCGAGAAGAAACGTCGACGGCGGGAAAAGGAGGAAGCTCAAGCGGAAACTTCCATTGATCGGACTGTGAAGA ACGAACACATCGGCGACTCTCAGTTCAGCATCAAGGAAGAGAGTCAACATGTGGGCAGCGATGACGAGGCGCCAATGGGAGTGGAAGACTTTATGAAGCTCCATGTTAGCGGAGAGCTGCCGCTCAGCGATGAGGAGCGGTTCGATGGTTTTGCAGACGATGACAGTGACCTtgacgatgatgacgacgacgacgacgaggaggatgCTGGGGAGGATGATGACGGAGAATTCCGGTTGAAACAGGAGCCGCTGGATGGCGAAAAGCCGCTGAAGAAGGCCAAGTCCGgtaggcggcggcggcggcgcaACAAGGACGAGCCCAATCCCGATAACCGCTGCGAGGTGTGCCAGCGCACCTTCTCGCGCCACTGCCACCTGCTGCGCCACAAGCTGTCGCACCTGGAGAAGAAGCCCCACAACTGCCCGCACTGCCCCAAGGCGTTCGCGCGCAGCGACCACCTCAAGGCGCATGTGCAGAGCCTGCACAGCAACAAGGAGCACAAGTGTTCGCTCTGTGAGGCCGCCTTCTCGCGCCTGGACGCCTTGGAGCGTCACAAGGTCAGCAAGCACAACGGTGAGGGCCTGGAGCCCGGCAGCGAACTAAAGCTGCAGCTGGCGGAGCACACTTGCGAGTACTGCTCCAAGCGCTTCTCCAGTAAGACCTATCTGCGCAAGCACACTCTGCTGCACACCGACTTCCTTTACGCCTGCAAGACCTGCGAGGAGACATTCCGCGAGCGAGCGCAGCTGAGGGAGCACGAAAAGACCCACACCGGACAGCGCAACTTCCTCTGCTGCATCTGCGGCGACAGCTTTGCCCGCAACGACTACCTCCGCGTGCATATGCGACGCCACAACGGCGAGAAGCCCTACAAGTGCCGCTTCTGTGTCAAAGCCTTTCCCCGTGCCACCGATCTCAAGGTCCACGAGCG TTACCACACGGGCACCAAACCTAATCTGTGCAATACCTGCGGCAAGAGCTTCCACCGCGCGTACAATCTAACGATCCACATGCGCACGCACACCGGCGAGCGGCCGTACAAATGCGACCAGTGTCCCAAGAGCTTCACGCAAAGCAACGACCTGAAGGCGCACATCCGGCGGCATACGGGCGAGCGGTACAAGTGTCCGCACTGCGATGCCTACTTCCTGCAGCTGTACAATATGCGCAATCACTGCTTGAGCGCCCACAACAAGCACATCGAGACGAAGACGGGTCGACTGCAGCGCACGGGTCTGCTGGACGATGGCGGTCAGTCGCATTTGACCACCGTTGTTATGCCGCCGGCACGGTATCCAAATGAACTGGATCCCCAGCTGGcggcgacggcggcggcgacTGCAGCTGGCGGTGCTGAGAGCACATCGTCGACCACCGTCATTCACTCGCCGGGTACATACAATGCGAcagctgcagctccagctAATACGTTCGATGGAGCCAACTTTACACCCACCGCAGTGAATACGCCTGCTCCGTTTGGCGCCTTCAACTTTCCGCCGGCCGTTATGG CGCATCTCATGTACAACCAAGGAGGAAGCAGCCAGCACAGCCAGAGCGGAAGCGATGCGGGCAAATAG
- the LOC117146672 gene encoding putative sodium-dependent multivitamin transporter, translating into MATLGAWDYTILAVVLVISVAIGIYYRFVGGKQSTTTEYLLADRSMNVAPVAFSLMASFMSAVTILGVSMENYQYGTMFVLINLSYVLSTPVAAYLIIPVFYRLKTASVYEYLELRFGYATRLAASLSFSLQMVLYMGIVVYAPALALEAVTGLNQVFSIVIVGVVCTFYATLGGMKAVLITDIYQSLLMFAAVFSVIICAWVKAGSLEVIWRVAQENGRINLTNFSVDPTERHTWFTQILGGSATYLAIYGVNQTQVQRLMAVKSLSAARAALWWCLPILCLLSLSTCFSGLCIYWYYRDCDPLLEGRVNSRDQVMPLFVVDTMGEYTGLAGLFVSGIFCASLSTISSIISSLAAVTLEDYLKPLVSCCAKRTLTDRQTLWYSKLLSLFFGALCIGMAFMAGSIGGLLQAALSIFGIIGGPLLGLFTLGMYVTKANEKGAIGGLLISLAFCFWIGFGQPKPPLVSLDMSTAGCPVDRSFARDIFLKTATAVAEEEHFFYLYRISYMWYAALGFLITFFGGWLLSWLFALLKWDNNRRIYQDADCTLIKHDLFVPPIAKRLQRRQMPLLVVTGTSSEIGGITTESAMAPPRLDEIEWEKHKAVA; encoded by the coding sequence ATGGCTACTTTGGGCGCCTGGGATTACACGATCCTGGCGGTGGTGCTGGTCATCTCCGTGGCGATTGGCATCTACTACCGTTTCGTGGGCGGCAAGCAGAGCACCACCACCGAATACCTTCTGGCGGATCGCTCCATGAACGTGGCGCCCGTGGCCTTTAGCCTGATGGCCAGTTTCATGTCGGCCGTCACAATATTGGGCGTATCCATGGAGAACTACCAGTACGGCACCATGTTCGTTCTGATCAACCTGTCGTATGTGTTGTCCACACCGGTGGCCGCCTACCTCATCATTCCGGTCTTCTATCGCCTAAAGACGGCCAGTGTGTACGAGTATCTGGAACTGCGGTTTGGCTATGCCACCCGATTGGCCGCCTCGCTGAGTTTCTCGCTCCAGATGGTCCTATACATGGGCATTGTGGTCTATGCGCCGGCTCTGGCCCTGGAAGCTGTCACTGGACTGAACCAGGTCTTCTCCATCGTAATTGTTGGAGTCGTGTGCACCTTCTATGCGACGCTCGGCGGAATGAAGGCCGTACTCATCACGGACATCTATCAGTCGCTCCTCATGTTCGCCGCTGTCTTCAGCGTAATCATCTGTGCCTGGGTGAAAGCAGGCAGCTTGGAAGTGATATGGCGCGTAGCGCAGGAAAATGGACGCATCAATCTGACCAACTTTAGTGTAGATCCCACGGAACGTCACACTTGGTTCACCCAGATTCTGGGCGGAAGTGCCACCTATCTGGCCATCTATGGTGTGAATCAAACGCAGGTCCAGCGCCTGATGGCGGTGAAGAGTTTGAGTGCTGCTCGAGCGGCCCTGTGGTGGTGCCTGCCCATTCTGTGCCTGCTTAGCCTGAGCACCTGCTTCTCCGGTCTGTGCATCTACTGGTACTACCGCGACTGTGATCCGCTGCTGGAGGGCAGAGTCAACTCGCGCGATCAAGTGATGCCGCTCTTTGTCGTGGACACGATGGGCGAGTACACCGGCTTGGCCGGCCTCTTCGTTTCGGGAATCTTTTGCGCCAGCCTCTCCACGATTAGTTCGATAATCAGCTCGCTGGCGGCCGTCACCCTGGAGGATTACCTCAAGCCCTTGGTCAGCTGCTGCGCCAAACGCACGCTCACCGACCGCCAGACCTTGTGGTACTCCAAGCTGTTGTCCCTGTTCTTCGGAGCCCTCTGCATTGGCATGGCCTTCATGGCGGGATCAATTGGCGGACTACTGCAGGCGGCACTGTCAATCTTCGGCATCATTGGAGGCCCTCTGCTGGGCCTCTTCACGCTGGGCATGTATGTGACCAAGGCGAATGAAAAGGGAGCCATTGGTGGGCTGCTCATATCGCTGGCGTTCTGCTTTTGGATCGGCTTCGGGCAACCGAAGCCACCGCTGGTCAGCTTGGATATGTCCACGGCTGGATGTCCGGTGGACAGGAGCTTTGCCCGCGACATTTTCCTCAAGACTGCGACAGCGGTGGCCGAGGAAGAGCATTTCTTTTACCTGTACAGGATCAGCTACATGTGGTACGCTGCCCTGGGCTTCCTGATAACCTTCTTTGGCGGATGGCTGCTGTCCTGGCTGTTTGCCCTGCTCAAATGGGACAACAATCGACGCATCTACCAGGATGCAGACTGCACGCTAATCAAGCACGATCTCTTCGTGCCGCCGATAGCCAAACGCTTGCAACGGCGACAAATGCCGCTCCTGGTGGTAACCGGCACCAGTTCTGAGATTGGCGGCATCACGACAGAGAGTGCTATGGCGCCGCCGCGGCTGGACGAGATCGAGTGGGAGAAACACAAGGCAGTGGCGTAG
- the LOC117146674 gene encoding uncharacterized protein LOC117146674 — MGGCCSKDLDDKRSWSPEETKNGSTTSTIIAQPLDEVGSTGVFTLTRTTTSTTRQEKTVTTTSEEQEQD; from the exons ATGGGAGGCTGTTGCTCGAAGGATTTGGATGACAAACGCTCCTGGAGTCCCGAGGAGACCAAGAATGGC AGCACCACATCGACCATCATTGCCCAGCCGCTGGATGAGGTGGGCTCCACCGGTGTCTTCACATTGACACGCACCACCACTAGCACCACGCGGCAGGAGAAGACGGTGACCACCACCagcgaggagcaggagcaggattAG
- the LOC117148347 gene encoding probable 6-phosphogluconolactonase, whose protein sequence is MSERKSPLKVIPSASEEQLVQALGDLLQRCSQEALAKHDKFSVGLSGGSLVQLLTKALKSCNLKTTNWVFFFCDERYVRLDDSDSTYGAYRAEWLTQLPCIQESQFVRADTSQPLDACAADYEAKVKSQVDRFDLLLLGMGPDGHTCSLFPEQPTTLQETKRLVIPIRNSPKPPPERITFTLPLINKARNVAFVVTGAAKASVVKSVFVDLDKKFPAAWVNPTKGQLTLIVDAGAGKEIETLK, encoded by the exons ATGTCGGAGAGAAAGAGTCCGCTAAAAGTAATCCCGTCCGCTTCGGAGGAGCAACTAGTTCAGGCCCTGGGTGATCTTCTCCAGCGCTGCTCCCAGGAGGCGTTGGCCAAACATGATAAGTTCAGCGTGGGACTTTCAG GTGGTTCCCTCGTCCAGTTGCTAACGAAAGCCCTGAAATCGTGCAACTTGAAAACGACCAACTGGGTGTTCTTCTTCTGCGACGAGCGGTACGTTCGCCTGGATGACAGCGATTCCACCTACGGTGCCTACAGGGCCGAGTGGCTGACCCAATTGCCCTGCATTCAGGAATCCCAGTTCGTCCGCGCCGATACCAGCCAACCGCTGGACGCCTGCGCCGCCGATTACGAGGCGAAGGTCAAGAGTCAAGTCGATCGCTTcgatctgctgctgctgggcatgGGCCCTGATGGCCATACCTGCTCCCTTTTCCCCGAGCAGCCAACCACGCTGCAGGAGACAAAGCGCCTGGTTATCCCCATCCGGAACTCGCCCAAGCCGCCGCCCGAGCGGATCACTTTCACCCTGCCGCTGATCAATAAGGCCCGGAATGTCGCCTTCGTGGTTACGGGCGCCGCAAAAGCTAGTGTCGTCAAG AGTGTGTTTGTCGATCTGGACAAGAAGTTTCCCGCTGCGTGGGTTAATCCGACTAAAGGGCAGTTGACGTTGATTGTGGACGCGGGCGCTGGAAAAGAAATTGAAACGTTAAAATGA
- the LOC117146673 gene encoding uncharacterized protein LOC117146673, with protein sequence MKPIGCKSIPVIFLVILGLVSLASLASSLPMTPEQELKDVDEPLGQQRQHKQQQVHQRMVKSEAVPESEFVGRIAPRDEQNPEDEYDAVTLVEELEAAGVKLADRRDLRKLTYTELARLLALWHLSQNRNVYNAKGPEEQPNQAIDER encoded by the coding sequence ATGAAACCCATTGGGTGCAAGAGCATTCCGGTCATCTTCCTGGTGATCCTCGGCCTGGTCAGCCTGGCCAGCCTGGCCAGTTCGCTGCCCATGACTCCCGAACAGGAGCTGAAAGATGTCGACGAGCCGTTGGGTCAGCAACGTCAGCataagcagcagcaggtgcatCAGCGCATGGTGAAGAGCGAAGCGGTGCCAGAGTCGGAGTTCGTCGGTAGAATTGCGCCACGCGATGAGCAGAATCCGGAGGATGAATACGATGCCGTCACATTggtggaggagctggaggCCGCCGGAGTGAAGCTGGCCGATCGACGTGATCTGCGCAAGCTAACCTACACGGAGCTGGCCCGCCTACTGGCCCTCTGGCATCTGTCCCAGAATCGCAACGTTTACAATGCCAAAGGACCGGAGGAGCAGCCCAATCAGGCCATCGATGAGCGTTAA